A genomic segment from Yimella sp. cx-51 encodes:
- a CDS encoding TnsA-like heteromeric transposase endonuclease subunit, protein MRRRRRRGRDGWLWEPVIPQTHEEPGGSPAPCFKRCWTQRSSSSSAPGRELCHAIVPVPIRRCQQLGSVVVTGVATTWSFNVAGDGVAVWDWRRGAVAPRELVSVREPKSHSRSRHVPRRPFSVTTGSSLAVESGLEHDLIRILDPDPSVAWLVPQPCVLEFVGEVGRLRHVPDLLALSDQGGVTIWDVRPLARADERFWRTAGLTREACAEVGWGFEVFHGEPVPQRLNRLWLNGFRHSRPWHAAMTWRIRDAITGSAAPVTIGDLLQMDPGEGELTSTLWHLIWSHQLSCDLAGSLADSTVVTLPAGQVRA, encoded by the coding sequence GTGAGGAGGCGTCGACGCAGAGGTCGTGATGGGTGGCTCTGGGAGCCCGTCATCCCCCAGACGCACGAAGAGCCGGGTGGCAGCCCGGCTCCGTGCTTCAAACGCTGTTGGACTCAGCGTTCTTCTTCCTCTTCAGCCCCTGGAAGGGAGCTTTGTCATGCCATCGTGCCTGTGCCGATTCGTCGTTGTCAACAGTTGGGGAGTGTCGTCGTGACGGGCGTGGCCACGACGTGGTCGTTCAATGTCGCCGGAGACGGTGTTGCCGTGTGGGATTGGCGCCGGGGTGCCGTTGCGCCGCGCGAATTGGTGTCGGTGCGGGAGCCGAAGTCGCATTCGCGGTCGCGGCATGTCCCGCGTCGGCCATTCTCGGTGACCACCGGGTCGTCGCTGGCGGTTGAGTCCGGCCTGGAACATGACCTCATTCGGATCCTGGATCCCGATCCGTCCGTGGCGTGGCTGGTGCCCCAACCGTGTGTGCTCGAGTTTGTGGGCGAGGTTGGCCGGCTCAGGCACGTGCCCGATCTGCTGGCGTTGAGTGACCAGGGCGGGGTCACGATCTGGGACGTTCGACCGTTGGCGCGGGCCGACGAACGGTTCTGGCGGACCGCTGGGTTGACCCGGGAGGCCTGCGCCGAGGTCGGGTGGGGATTCGAAGTGTTCCATGGCGAGCCAGTCCCACAGCGGTTGAATCGGCTGTGGCTGAACGGGTTCCGACACAGCCGACCGTGGCACGCAGCTATGACCTGGCGCATCCGCGACGCGATCACCGGGTCGGCCGCGCCAGTCACGATCGGAGACCTGCTGCAGATGGACCCCGGCGAGGGAGAACTGACATCGACGCTGTGGCACCTGATCTGGTCGCATCAACTGAGCTGCGACCTGGCTGGTTCGTTGGCCGACTCAACGGTCGTGACCCTCCCAGCCGGGCAGGTGCGAGCATGA
- a CDS encoding TniB family NTP-binding protein, whose translation MDLRHFDAWTHRSQMPAPSVSIDRLRTMPAGELVDQVHAVTAWVAATYVELPTARYGSDFLTRTVQFNEAGLPGAKTIPAISGPNGAGKSTLCHQWAANYYREQVAPFRRDGGVHRWEPTPGLTADVAPVVWVNLQANAQVAEVDVQILQFLGLGLSGVVRELSTRAVKAMIRHRVRVLLIDDVHLLNLTRNGGRDVLDHLKHLNTELGEHGGSLVLVGANLHTTSLVTDTQIAARLRVYQLKPINLDSREERERWSAVVRAAEPGLTPVLPAARTGFLDQHAQLLHDLSGGDPGHLITVLKEAAINAIITRYGTITDEILEASTVHDWRTGIRA comes from the coding sequence ATGGACCTTCGCCACTTCGACGCATGGACCCACCGCTCTCAGATGCCCGCCCCGTCGGTCTCGATCGACCGGCTTCGAACAATGCCGGCTGGTGAACTGGTCGACCAGGTACACGCTGTGACCGCCTGGGTAGCAGCGACCTACGTCGAGCTGCCTACCGCGCGATATGGCAGTGACTTCCTCACCCGGACAGTGCAGTTCAACGAGGCCGGTCTCCCGGGCGCAAAGACGATTCCCGCCATCAGCGGCCCGAATGGTGCCGGTAAGTCGACGCTGTGCCACCAGTGGGCAGCGAACTACTACCGAGAACAGGTGGCCCCCTTCCGCCGCGACGGGGGAGTGCACCGGTGGGAACCAACGCCCGGCCTGACAGCCGATGTGGCCCCCGTCGTATGGGTGAACCTGCAAGCCAACGCGCAAGTGGCGGAAGTGGACGTCCAAATCCTGCAGTTCCTTGGCCTTGGCCTGTCCGGTGTGGTTCGTGAACTGAGCACCCGCGCCGTGAAAGCGATGATCCGCCACCGCGTCCGGGTTCTGCTGATCGACGACGTCCACTTGCTCAACCTCACACGCAACGGAGGCCGTGACGTCCTAGACCACCTCAAACACCTCAACACAGAGCTTGGCGAACACGGAGGGTCGTTGGTGCTGGTCGGGGCGAACCTCCACACGACCAGCTTGGTCACAGACACCCAGATCGCAGCGCGCTTGCGCGTCTATCAGCTCAAACCGATCAATCTAGACAGTCGCGAAGAAAGGGAACGCTGGAGCGCTGTGGTTCGAGCAGCCGAACCAGGCCTGACCCCGGTCCTCCCGGCTGCCCGAACCGGCTTCCTCGACCAGCACGCACAACTACTGCATGACCTCAGCGGCGGAGACCCGGGCCACCTGATCACCGTGCTGAAGGAGGCCGCTATCAACGCAATCATCACCAGATACGGAACGATCACTGACGAAATCCTGGAAGCATCGACCGTTCACGACTGGCGCACCGGAATCCGAGCATGA
- a CDS encoding Mu transposase C-terminal domain-containing protein: protein MLVSASGAVVPVAFHELGNVQEFVTGRAHSVHEALLPRWDGLSETTQRVALDRLEVVLEVLTGHRYGFPALAVAGEPRAIFDPRRSLTARCRSMSQQLQIEQRADRARGRRVAAMELLDRTPSSGTVLGWVRAYETSGVWGLVDKRATRDSAGFEALSRDFIRLARAEFARFDGDISEVSLEEVHRRIQVEAKVAGIDLGQQPDRAARQFLSSLKKEIGRGTRAHRTRSMRDTAGYEHFTATRPGQVVAIDATRADVLVWDDLHERSFSVEVLTAIDVATRVVLALRVVPKSANAVDASLLLYDVMRPFEVVVDGTTVSDWRWAGMPESVWFDCDHARADAVEPEVASLSAAGPLQGTHRVPSLLPDAIRCDHGSIFVSGHFRALLTDLGIDLLLSRGTRPTDNAHIERWHETLQAAVQQIAGYKGRNPYQRGRVVGRTGTDRGAELISAADLERQLRMWVALEYHRNWHEGLTMAGAPQARLTPLELFDAYLSLTGRIDVPQRADLIYQFLPIKYGTIQHDGVEFNNLTYDDPVLDAFRDLRIGAFRAKDRAAPFFHDPRDVTRVWFRHPETGVVHTISWRGAWRNQAPLTANLLHEMREKVRARGGNTALGKRTAQEQILRELTELARVSPPKADQALWSAARLQHDASRRDHFEAQLVAYQHERQRPRATDNDSGHDVPTLPPGEASTPRVGRTEATEVASIAEAWARLRVEAESGAADERGETAQGR, encoded by the coding sequence GTGCTGGTGTCGGCGTCTGGCGCTGTCGTGCCGGTCGCGTTTCACGAGTTGGGCAATGTGCAGGAGTTCGTGACCGGGCGTGCCCACAGCGTTCATGAAGCGCTGCTTCCGCGGTGGGATGGTCTTTCGGAGACCACACAGCGTGTGGCGTTGGACCGGCTCGAGGTGGTTCTCGAAGTCCTCACCGGACATCGGTACGGGTTTCCCGCCCTAGCCGTCGCGGGTGAGCCACGCGCGATATTTGACCCCAGGCGCTCCTTGACGGCTCGGTGTAGGTCGATGTCTCAGCAGTTGCAGATCGAGCAACGGGCGGATCGAGCGCGCGGCCGCCGGGTTGCGGCCATGGAACTGCTCGACCGGACACCCTCCAGCGGGACTGTTCTGGGGTGGGTTCGTGCCTACGAGACGTCCGGGGTGTGGGGTTTGGTCGACAAGCGTGCTACCCGAGATTCGGCGGGGTTCGAGGCCCTGAGTCGGGACTTCATCCGGTTGGCACGGGCAGAGTTCGCCCGGTTCGACGGTGACATATCCGAGGTCAGTCTCGAGGAGGTACACCGTCGGATCCAGGTGGAGGCGAAGGTGGCCGGGATTGATCTGGGCCAGCAGCCAGACCGTGCCGCACGACAATTCTTGTCGTCATTGAAAAAAGAGATCGGACGGGGAACGCGTGCGCACAGGACCCGATCGATGCGGGACACCGCGGGCTATGAGCACTTCACAGCAACCCGCCCCGGCCAGGTCGTCGCGATCGACGCGACGAGAGCGGACGTCCTGGTGTGGGACGACCTGCACGAGCGGTCGTTCTCGGTGGAGGTCCTCACGGCGATCGACGTCGCCACCCGGGTCGTCCTGGCACTTCGCGTGGTTCCGAAGTCCGCGAACGCGGTCGATGCGTCCTTGCTGTTGTACGACGTGATGAGACCTTTCGAGGTTGTCGTGGACGGCACGACCGTCTCGGACTGGCGCTGGGCCGGGATGCCTGAGTCGGTCTGGTTCGACTGCGACCACGCCCGTGCCGACGCAGTTGAGCCAGAGGTCGCGAGCCTGTCGGCTGCTGGTCCGCTGCAAGGCACCCACCGTGTGCCATCGCTGTTGCCGGACGCGATCCGGTGTGACCACGGATCAATCTTCGTCTCTGGTCACTTCCGTGCGTTGCTCACCGACCTCGGCATCGACCTGTTGCTGTCGCGCGGCACCCGACCCACCGACAACGCGCATATCGAACGCTGGCACGAGACCCTTCAGGCGGCTGTCCAGCAGATCGCCGGATACAAGGGACGTAACCCGTATCAGCGAGGTCGGGTCGTGGGTCGCACCGGCACAGATCGTGGGGCCGAGCTGATCTCGGCGGCCGACCTGGAGCGCCAGTTGCGGATGTGGGTTGCGTTGGAATATCACCGCAACTGGCATGAGGGCCTCACGATGGCGGGCGCACCGCAAGCTCGGCTCACCCCGCTGGAGTTGTTCGACGCGTACCTGTCGCTGACTGGGCGAATCGACGTGCCGCAGCGCGCGGATTTGATCTACCAGTTCTTGCCGATTAAGTACGGCACTATCCAGCACGATGGGGTCGAGTTCAACAACCTCACCTATGACGACCCAGTACTGGATGCTTTTCGCGACCTCCGCATAGGTGCCTTCCGGGCCAAGGACCGTGCGGCCCCCTTCTTCCATGACCCCCGCGACGTCACTCGGGTGTGGTTTCGCCACCCCGAGACTGGAGTAGTCCACACCATCTCGTGGCGGGGCGCGTGGAGAAACCAAGCGCCGCTGACGGCGAACCTCCTGCACGAGATGAGGGAGAAGGTGCGTGCCCGCGGCGGGAACACGGCCCTCGGAAAGCGCACCGCGCAGGAGCAGATCCTGCGTGAACTGACGGAACTGGCCAGAGTGAGCCCGCCAAAGGCCGACCAAGCGCTGTGGTCAGCCGCTCGGCTGCAACATGACGCGTCCAGGCGCGACCATTTCGAGGCCCAACTGGTGGCCTACCAACACGAGCGGCAACGACCGCGCGCCACGGATAACGACAGCGGACATGATGTGCCTACACTCCCGCCCGGCGAGGCATCAACGCCACGGGTTGGTCGCACAGAAGCTACCGAGGTGGCCTCCATCGCCGAGGCCTGGGCGCGACTGCGCGTCGAGGCTGAGAGCGGCGCCGCCGATGAGCGCGGCGAGACCGCGCAAGGGCGGTGA
- a CDS encoding replicative DNA helicase translates to MVPPQDRHAEQSVIGGMLLSKDAIADSAEAVNGRDFYFPAHEMIYEAVIDLYGRGEPADAITVADELSKRGELQRVGGQPYLHELIQSVPTAANAGYYAQIVAERAVLRRLVEAGTRIVQMGQSDGGGDVVDVINAAQAEIFGVTAGKDTEDYVRLGEVVEMTADEIEAASSHGGQMTGVPTGFQALDELTNGLHPGQMIVIAARPAVGKALALDTPLPTPSGWTRMGEVRVGDELIGADGLPTRVVAATEVMVDRPCYEVEFTDGTVIVADAQHQWLTDTRASRRATQEASKRGTAPTVLPTVHTTAQIADTLRCATADSRLNHSVRLTAPLRGEETEFLLSPYVLGAWLGDGTTASAQITTADEQMLDLLRSEGIAVAPTAGYMRYSLKLPVDPIAARSCVVCGVDFIPQTSQVKTCSRSCGGRAKTVSTKSAPPTCPDCGQPSSGMRLCQKCYFDHGTVRARLRGMGVLGNKHIPANYLRASELQRRELLAGLLDTDGTVTSSGCVQFTTTSQVLVEGVQELIVSLGYRCGMSRKQVSGRTSSSSIAYTLTFSSNDDMFRLDRKRLLHKELRDRSFERRNSQFIVGVRPIPSVPVRCVEVDNQSHLYLASRSMIPTHNSTIGLDIARSASIKNNMASVIFSLEMGKVEISMRLLSAEAEIQLQHMRKGTMRDEDWAKLAKTMGRISDAPLFIDDSPNMSLMEIRSKCRRLKERHNLKLVVIDYLQLMTSGKKVESRQQEVSEFSRALKLLAKEIEVPVIAISQLNRGPEQRTDKRPQMSDLRESGCLTADSRILRADTGAEVSIGELATSGEKDVPIWALDDRQRLVTRTMTHAFSSGLKPVFRMTLASGKTLRLTDNHPLMTYDGWRALGDLKVGDRVAVPRHVPAPEMFEPWDSDDRVVLLAHMIGDGSFVKKQPIRYASIDEANLEAVSQAALSAFGVVAVRDEYAAARCTTLRLRAPYRLGHGKRNPIAAWLDELGLFGLRSHEKFVPESMFHASKRQIALFINHIWATGGSVTVNKSRTGGRIYYASTSRRLVDDLSQLLLRFGISTRTRVTRKGNYRDGYTIDVSGADSQRRFLQEVGVHGARSEQAAELLCILRGKQANTNVDTVPVQVWDTVKEVMSAQGMTHREFAKAMDSQFCGSTMWKHVPSRERMGRVAAVLDSADLELFAVNDVLWDTIKSVELDGVEETFDATVLGAHNFVANGISVHNSIEQDADMVMLLHREDQTNKESERVGEADIIVAKHRNGPTDTITVAFQGHYSRFRDMAQNF, encoded by the coding sequence ATGGTGCCCCCGCAGGATCGCCACGCCGAGCAGTCGGTCATCGGCGGCATGCTGCTGAGCAAGGACGCGATCGCCGACTCCGCCGAGGCGGTCAACGGACGCGACTTCTACTTCCCCGCGCACGAGATGATCTACGAAGCGGTCATCGATCTGTACGGACGCGGTGAGCCGGCCGACGCGATCACCGTCGCCGATGAGCTTTCCAAGCGCGGCGAGTTGCAGCGGGTTGGCGGTCAGCCATACCTGCACGAACTCATCCAGTCGGTGCCCACCGCTGCCAACGCCGGCTACTACGCGCAGATCGTCGCCGAGCGGGCCGTGCTGCGCCGGCTGGTCGAGGCCGGCACCCGCATCGTCCAGATGGGTCAGTCCGATGGTGGCGGCGATGTCGTCGACGTCATCAACGCCGCCCAGGCCGAGATCTTCGGCGTGACCGCCGGCAAGGACACCGAAGACTACGTCCGCCTCGGCGAAGTGGTCGAGATGACCGCCGACGAGATCGAGGCCGCGTCATCGCATGGCGGCCAGATGACCGGCGTGCCCACCGGCTTCCAAGCGTTGGACGAACTCACCAACGGCCTGCACCCCGGCCAGATGATCGTCATCGCTGCGCGCCCGGCTGTCGGCAAGGCGCTCGCTCTCGACACCCCGCTTCCGACGCCCTCGGGTTGGACGAGGATGGGGGAGGTGCGGGTCGGCGACGAACTGATCGGCGCCGACGGACTCCCGACGCGAGTGGTCGCAGCGACCGAGGTCATGGTCGACCGCCCGTGCTACGAAGTCGAGTTCACCGACGGCACCGTGATCGTGGCCGACGCGCAGCACCAGTGGCTGACGGATACGCGCGCGAGCCGACGCGCCACACAGGAGGCGAGCAAGCGCGGAACGGCGCCGACGGTGCTGCCTACTGTTCACACCACGGCGCAGATCGCTGACACGTTGCGCTGTGCCACGGCGGATTCGAGACTCAACCACAGTGTGCGTTTGACTGCGCCACTTCGTGGTGAGGAGACCGAATTCTTGCTGTCGCCATACGTCTTGGGTGCATGGCTGGGCGATGGTACGACCGCGTCTGCGCAGATCACGACCGCAGACGAGCAGATGCTGGATCTGTTGCGGTCCGAAGGAATCGCTGTCGCGCCGACTGCCGGGTACATGCGGTATTCGCTGAAGTTGCCCGTGGATCCGATTGCTGCCCGGTCATGCGTTGTGTGTGGAGTCGACTTCATTCCACAGACATCGCAGGTCAAGACCTGTAGTCGATCTTGCGGTGGCCGAGCCAAGACCGTGTCGACGAAGTCGGCTCCGCCGACGTGCCCCGATTGTGGGCAGCCCTCATCGGGTATGCGGCTTTGTCAGAAGTGCTATTTCGATCACGGAACAGTGCGCGCTCGACTGCGTGGCATGGGTGTGCTGGGCAACAAGCACATACCTGCCAACTACCTTCGCGCCAGCGAGTTGCAGCGTCGGGAGTTGCTCGCCGGACTGCTCGACACGGACGGCACGGTCACGTCGAGCGGGTGCGTCCAGTTCACGACGACTTCGCAGGTCCTGGTCGAAGGTGTGCAGGAACTCATCGTGTCGCTCGGCTATCGGTGCGGCATGTCGCGCAAACAAGTATCTGGACGAACGTCGAGCAGTTCCATCGCCTACACGCTGACCTTCTCGAGTAACGACGACATGTTCCGACTCGATCGAAAGCGGTTGCTGCACAAGGAGCTTCGTGACCGGTCGTTTGAGCGTCGTAACTCTCAGTTCATCGTCGGCGTGCGGCCGATCCCGTCCGTACCGGTGCGCTGTGTCGAGGTCGACAACCAGTCTCATCTCTACCTCGCCAGCCGGTCGATGATCCCGACGCACAACTCCACTATCGGTCTCGACATCGCGCGCTCGGCGTCGATCAAGAACAACATGGCCTCGGTCATCTTCAGCCTGGAGATGGGCAAGGTCGAGATCTCGATGCGTCTGCTGTCGGCCGAGGCCGAGATCCAGTTGCAGCACATGCGCAAGGGCACGATGCGCGATGAGGACTGGGCAAAGCTCGCCAAGACAATGGGCCGCATTTCTGACGCGCCGCTGTTCATCGATGACTCGCCGAACATGTCGTTGATGGAGATCCGCTCCAAGTGCCGGCGGCTGAAGGAGCGCCACAACCTCAAGCTCGTCGTCATCGACTATCTCCAGCTGATGACGTCCGGCAAGAAGGTCGAGTCGCGTCAGCAGGAGGTGTCGGAGTTCTCACGTGCGCTGAAGCTGCTCGCCAAGGAAATCGAAGTGCCGGTGATTGCGATCTCGCAGCTGAACCGTGGTCCCGAGCAGCGCACCGACAAGCGTCCGCAGATGAGCGACCTTCGCGAATCTGGTTGTCTCACAGCTGATTCCCGCATTCTTCGGGCCGATACAGGCGCTGAGGTGAGCATCGGAGAGCTTGCCACGTCGGGGGAGAAGGACGTCCCCATCTGGGCATTGGACGATCGCCAGCGACTCGTCACTCGCACCATGACGCATGCGTTCTCCAGCGGATTGAAGCCGGTCTTCCGGATGACGCTGGCGTCGGGTAAGACGCTCCGGCTTACTGACAACCACCCGTTGATGACCTACGACGGCTGGCGCGCGCTCGGCGACCTGAAGGTTGGTGATCGTGTTGCTGTGCCGCGTCACGTGCCTGCGCCGGAGATGTTCGAGCCGTGGGATAGCGACGACCGAGTGGTGTTGCTGGCGCACATGATCGGTGACGGGTCCTTCGTGAAAAAGCAGCCCATCCGCTATGCCTCGATCGACGAAGCCAATCTTGAAGCTGTGTCGCAGGCGGCGCTCTCAGCTTTCGGTGTCGTTGCGGTCCGTGACGAGTACGCCGCGGCTCGCTGCACCACGTTGCGTCTGCGTGCGCCGTACCGGTTGGGGCATGGCAAGCGAAACCCAATCGCAGCGTGGCTTGACGAACTCGGCCTGTTCGGCCTTCGTAGCCATGAGAAGTTCGTCCCCGAGTCGATGTTTCATGCTTCAAAGCGGCAGATCGCGCTGTTCATCAACCACATCTGGGCAACTGGCGGTTCGGTGACGGTGAACAAGTCGCGTACCGGTGGCCGGATCTACTACGCGTCTACCTCGCGTCGTTTGGTTGACGATCTGAGCCAGCTATTGCTCCGCTTCGGTATCTCGACGCGTACCCGGGTGACCAGAAAGGGCAACTACCGCGACGGTTACACGATCGATGTCTCCGGTGCGGACAGCCAGCGCCGCTTCCTGCAAGAGGTCGGTGTGCATGGCGCCCGATCGGAGCAAGCAGCTGAGTTGCTGTGCATCCTTCGTGGCAAACAGGCCAACACCAACGTCGACACGGTGCCGGTCCAGGTCTGGGACACCGTGAAGGAGGTGATGTCGGCGCAGGGGATGACCCATCGTGAGTTCGCTAAGGCGATGGACTCGCAATTTTGCGGCTCGACGATGTGGAAGCACGTGCCAAGCCGTGAACGGATGGGCCGAGTTGCCGCGGTGCTCGATTCGGCTGACCTCGAACTTTTCGCTGTGAATGACGTCTTGTGGGACACGATCAAATCGGTGGAACTGGACGGCGTCGAAGAGACCTTCGACGCGACGGTTCTGGGCGCGCACAACTTCGTAGCCAACGGCATCAGCGTCCACAACTCGATCGAGCAGGACGCCGACATGGTGATGCTGCTACACCGCGAGGATCAGACGAACAAGGAATCTGAGCGAGTCGGTGAGGCCGACATCATCGTGGCCAAGCACCGTAATGGTCCGACTGACACAATCACGGTCGCGTTCCAGGGTCACTACTCGCGATTCAGGGACATGGCTCAGAATTTCTGA